In Trueperaceae bacterium, a single genomic region encodes these proteins:
- a CDS encoding riboflavin synthase — MFTGIVEEIGKVARTSVTAAELQVYIEAETVLEGLAVGDSIAVSGCCLTVVTILEGEFKVELSKETTHKTSPNWQPGAQVNLERATRLEDRLGGHIVTGHVEGIGTILHVQNKPASHLITVQGPESLAGYLVPKGSITVDGVSLTIVDVGGPAGSSVDLNSNEFTISLVPHTLKMTTLGNLERDSIVNLEADPIAKYVERLILTKEASHAE; from the coding sequence GTGTTCACTGGTATCGTGGAAGAGATAGGGAAAGTTGCCCGCACAAGCGTTACGGCCGCCGAACTTCAGGTGTACATTGAAGCAGAAACAGTATTAGAAGGACTTGCCGTAGGGGACTCAATTGCAGTATCAGGTTGCTGCCTAACAGTCGTAACAATTCTAGAAGGCGAATTCAAAGTCGAACTATCTAAAGAAACAACCCATAAAACCTCACCCAATTGGCAACCAGGTGCTCAAGTAAATCTTGAGAGGGCCACCCGCCTTGAAGATCGATTAGGTGGCCACATTGTTACCGGCCACGTCGAAGGGATCGGGACTATCCTTCACGTTCAAAACAAACCAGCTTCGCACCTAATCACTGTCCAAGGCCCAGAATCACTAGCTGGCTACCTTGTACCGAAAGGAAGTATTACCGTAGACGGAGTAAGCCTCACAATAGTAGATGTTGGTGGCCCAGCAGGATCAAGTGTTGATCTCAACAGTAATGAGTTCACTATATCGCTAGTGCCCCACACTTTAAAAATGACAACGCTTGGCAACTTAGAGCGAGACTCAATCGTAAACCTCGAAGCAGACCCCATAGCGAAATACGTCGAACGCCTAATCCTAACGAAAGAGGCTTCTCATGCCGAGTAA
- the ribD gene encoding riboflavin biosynthesis protein RibD — translation MARAIELAERGRESVAPNPMVGCVVVKNERIIGEAWHEEAGQDHAEILALRLAGPEATGATAYVSLEPCNHQGRTPPCTEALIKAGIQRVVVAAMDPNPQVNGKGINRLRESGVEVLTGILSEEAESQNEVFRTNQLESRPFVLYKTAMTLDGKIATRTGQSRWITGEAARDRAQAWRSELDSIAVGINTVLLDDPLLTARGAGRRTPIKVIFDSIARTPPNAHLFDPDENNKSAQVIIFVTAKASTERVDVLRKVGAKVIEAPEQQGRPDVTFALTTLLELGVSSLLLEGGGTLAWSFFQAESVDRVAWFIGPKLLGGGGASPLGGLGITQMDQAIPLDIHTEIIGEDLLIMGRCKKLPRSTKGVR, via the coding sequence ATGGCACGAGCCATAGAACTGGCAGAGCGCGGCCGCGAATCTGTTGCCCCTAACCCCATGGTTGGCTGTGTCGTAGTTAAGAACGAACGAATTATTGGAGAAGCCTGGCACGAAGAAGCTGGCCAAGATCACGCAGAAATCCTGGCACTCAGGCTGGCTGGACCAGAAGCCACCGGAGCCACCGCCTACGTGTCTCTCGAACCCTGTAATCACCAAGGTCGGACGCCACCCTGCACCGAAGCGTTAATCAAGGCTGGTATACAGCGAGTAGTAGTAGCTGCAATGGATCCAAATCCCCAGGTTAACGGCAAAGGCATAAATCGCCTTAGGGAATCAGGGGTGGAAGTTCTAACCGGGATTTTAAGCGAAGAAGCAGAATCCCAAAATGAGGTTTTTCGGACAAACCAACTCGAGTCTCGTCCTTTTGTTTTGTACAAAACAGCAATGACTCTCGATGGTAAAATTGCTACCCGAACGGGACAGTCCAGATGGATCACTGGTGAAGCAGCCCGCGATCGAGCCCAAGCGTGGAGAAGTGAATTAGATTCTATAGCCGTCGGAATAAACACGGTTCTGCTTGACGATCCCCTGTTAACCGCTCGAGGAGCTGGTAGACGCACACCAATAAAAGTGATTTTTGACTCCATAGCCCGAACGCCGCCCAATGCTCACTTGTTTGATCCCGATGAGAACAACAAGAGTGCCCAGGTGATTATTTTCGTCACAGCAAAAGCCTCAACAGAGCGCGTAGATGTCCTGCGTAAAGTTGGTGCAAAAGTAATAGAAGCACCAGAACAACAGGGGCGTCCTGACGTAACCTTCGCCCTAACTACGCTTCTAGAGCTTGGCGTAAGTAGTCTCCTGCTCGAAGGTGGAGGTACGCTTGCTTGGTCATTTTTCCAAGCAGAATCTGTAGATCGAGTAGCCTGGTTCATTGGGCCAAAGCTTCTTGGTGGCGGTGGAGCAAGTCCTCTTGGAGGCTTAGGAATTACTCAAATGGATCAGGCTATTCCTCTTGACATTCACACAGAGATAATCGGTGAAGACCTGCTCATCATGGGTCGTTGTAAAAAGCTGCCAAGATCAACGAAGGGAGTGAGGTGA
- a CDS encoding bifunctional 3,4-dihydroxy-2-butanone-4-phosphate synthase/GTP cyclohydrolase II yields the protein MPSKSGIANIKTIISDLKVGRPVIIVDDEDRENEGDIVIAAEHAKESNIAFTIRYTGGVICLAMDNVIADDLDLPPMVEHNTARRSTAYTVSIEAREGVDTGISAKDRATTICTTVRDGVTAEDLARPGHVFPLRAREGGVLRRAGHTEAAVDLSRLAGLKPAAAVSELMHDDGTMMRLPAILEFAKTHDLKVGTIADLIAYRLDADAFIKLAASARMPTPWAEFTVYGYKDQLNNNEHLAMTLGDTTDGHPVLVRMHSECLTGDALHSLRCDCGFQRDAALKAIADEGRGVLVYLRQEGRGIGLLNKIKAYGLQDQGNDTVEANQKLGFPADLRDYGIGAQILHNLGVKKLKLLTNNPRKIAALQGFGIEIIERVPLHVGENPYNERYLETKRKKLGHIGN from the coding sequence ATGCCGAGTAAATCCGGTATAGCAAACATCAAAACCATCATCTCCGACCTCAAGGTGGGTCGACCCGTAATCATTGTAGATGACGAAGATCGTGAAAACGAGGGCGACATTGTCATAGCAGCTGAACATGCCAAAGAGTCAAACATCGCGTTCACAATACGTTATACGGGTGGTGTTATTTGCCTTGCCATGGATAACGTTATTGCCGACGACCTTGACCTCCCACCAATGGTCGAACACAACACCGCACGGAGATCAACGGCTTACACAGTATCAATCGAGGCCCGGGAGGGAGTCGACACCGGAATAAGTGCAAAGGACCGTGCCACCACAATCTGTACAACTGTCCGTGACGGAGTAACCGCGGAAGATCTAGCTCGTCCCGGTCATGTCTTCCCATTGCGCGCCCGAGAAGGCGGTGTCTTACGACGCGCGGGGCACACTGAGGCAGCCGTCGATCTGAGCAGACTAGCTGGACTCAAACCGGCAGCCGCAGTTTCCGAATTAATGCATGATGATGGCACTATGATGCGCTTACCAGCAATCCTAGAATTTGCCAAAACACACGACTTAAAAGTTGGTACTATTGCTGATCTGATTGCCTATAGACTCGACGCTGACGCCTTCATAAAACTAGCTGCCTCAGCCCGAATGCCAACGCCTTGGGCGGAGTTCACAGTGTACGGCTACAAGGATCAACTGAATAACAATGAACACCTTGCCATGACTCTTGGCGATACAACTGACGGACATCCCGTACTAGTTAGAATGCATTCGGAGTGCCTTACGGGAGACGCCTTACACAGCTTACGTTGCGATTGCGGCTTCCAGCGCGATGCCGCTCTCAAAGCGATTGCTGATGAAGGAAGGGGCGTATTGGTCTACCTACGCCAGGAAGGCCGTGGCATAGGTCTACTAAACAAGATAAAGGCTTACGGCCTTCAGGACCAAGGTAATGACACTGTAGAAGCCAATCAGAAATTAGGTTTTCCTGCTGACCTACGTGATTACGGCATAGGCGCCCAAATACTTCACAATCTCGGCGTAAAAAAACTCAAATTACTTACAAACAATCCTCGTAAGATAGCTGCTCTTCAAGGCTTTGGTATAGAAATTATTGAACGGGTTCCACTTCACGTGGGCGAGAATCCTTACAACGAACGTTATCTCGAAACGAAGCGCAAGAAACTAGGCCACATAGGGAACTAA